The sequence AGTAAAAAAAGAAGTCATGTAATCCAGCAATTGAGAAACGATGAATTTGATCTTCTTGTAATTGGCGGAGGTATTACCGGCGCGGGGATCGCGCTAGATGCAGTAACCCGCGGGATGAAGGTTGCGTTAATTGAAATGCAGGATTTTGCAAGCGGAACATCAAGCAGGTCTACAAAGCTCGTTCATGGGGGACTTCGTTATTTAAAACAATTTGAAATAAATACAGTTGCTAAAATTGGAAAGGAAAGGGCGATTGTCTACGAAAATGGCCCTCATGTAACAACACCTGAATGGATGCTCCTGCCATTTCATAAAGGCGGGACATTCGGCAAATTAACTACTAATCTAGGCTTAAGGCTGTATGACTTTTTAGCAGGGGTTAAAAAGAAAGAACGCCGTAAAATACTATCTGCTGAAGAGACAATAAAAAGGGAACCATTAATTAAAAAAGAAGGGTTAAAAGGTGGCGGATATTATGTGGAGTACAGAACGGATGATGCAAGACTAACGATTGAAGTCATGAAGGCTGCCGCAGAAAATGGTGCAGTTGCCCTTAACTATATGAAAGCGGAAGAATTTATTTACAATGAAAAAAAGGTATGCGGAATAGTCGCACGTGACTTGTTAACGGGTGAAACAATTGAAATAAAGGCAGTCAAAGTTGTCAATGCGGCTGGTCCATGGGTGGATCAGGTTAGGAAAAAAGATTATTCAATAAATAATAAGAAACTGCGGCTAACAAAGGGAGTTCATATTGTGTTCGACCAAAGCCATTTTCCTCTTCGTCAGGCAGTTTATTTTGATACTCCAGATAAGCGGATGGTATTCGCGATTCCTAGGGAGGGGAAAACATATGTGGGTACAACTGATACCTTCTATGGTGAATCCCAAGATATTGCCAATCCAAAACCGTTAAAAGAAGATATTAATTATATATTAGAAGCAATCAAGTTTATGTTCCCTGAAGTTCAGCTGACAGAGGAACATGTTGAATCTAGCTGGGCAGGTGTACGACCCTTAATCTATCAAGAAGGGAAGGATCCGTCTGAAATTTCACGGAAGGATGAAATTTGGGAAGGTGACAGTTCACTAATTACGATTGCGGGAGGAAAACTTACAGGATACAGGGAAATGGCGGAAACAGTTGTCGATTTAGTAGCTAAGCGCATTCAGGAGGAGTCGAATCGGTCATTCTTACCTTGCAAAACGAGACATGTGAAGATATCAGGAGGAGAGGTGAATGGTTCTCATAACCTCCCGTTCTTTATTAAGCAAAAGAGTAATGAAGCCTCAGAGTATGGACTCACGAAGGAAGAAGGAGAAAAATTAGCTGCTAAATATGGTTCTAATGTTGATTGTTTATTTACATTGGCAAAAAAATACCCTGGAAAAGAAGAAAGTTTTGGATTGACACCAGCGATATATGCTCAAATTCTTTATGCACTCGAAGAAGAAATGACAGTAAAACCAGCAGATTTCTTTATTCGCCGAACAGGAGCATTGCTTTTTGATTTAGAATGGGTCAAACAATGGAAGAAGCCTGTTATTCAATTTATGGCGAAAGAATTTGGCTGGAATGAAAAAACGATAAAAGCGTATGAAGAAGAACTTGAAAAAGAAATCAAGGATGCAGTCATACCGATTGATAGACAAGAATAGGAATAGTTCTAAAGGAGGTCCATAATGTTTGGACCTCTTTAAAGATAGGTCTCTCCGTTTTTTTAGCTGTTAATTTTTTTAATACCAATATTGACAGCGTTTTCACTCTAGTATAAGCTATTATTAATAAGTTAATAGTGATGGAGAAACGGAGACTCACATTATCTAACATACATGGGTGTAGTATGTTATTTAATGTGAGTTTTTTGTTTCTCTATCGGGCATCAAAAATTATTTTGGGTAAAAAAGGGGAGGAAACACAAATGTCAGAATTTTTAGCAGAAGTAGTAGGAACCATGATTTTGATTATTTTTGGAGGGGGTGTAGTAGCTGGTGTCGTCTTAAAGAAAACAAAAGCAGAGGGTGAAGGCTGGATCGTTATAACCATTGGATGGGGATTGGCTGTAACTATGGCCATCTATGCAGTCGGCAGTATTACAGGTGCTCATATTAATCCTGCTGTCACGATTGCACTTGCAGCGATTGGAGATTTCCCGTTTGAAAAAGTACCAGTTTATATTATCGGTCAAATGTTAGGGGCTTTTATTGGTGCTGTAGTTGTTTATTTGTTATATTTGCCGCATTGGGCTGCAACAGAGGACGGAGGTACAAAATTAGCTGTTTTCTCAACAGGTCCTGCTATTAGAAGTCCTCTATCCAATTTAGTAACTGAATTAATCGGTACATTTATTTTGGTTTTTGGCTTGATGTTCATTGGTACAAACGAATTTACAGGGGGATTAAATCCTTTAGTGGTGGGTGCATTAATTACAGCAATTGGTCTTTCTTTAGGGGCACCAACTGGATATGCGATTAATCCTGCACGTGATTTAGGACCAAGAATTGCTCATGCTTTACTGCCGATTGCCGGAAAAGGCAGCTCTGACTGGGAGTATTCATGGATTCCAGTTGTTGGGCCGATTCTAGGCGGAGTTTACGGAGCTTTATTTTACAAGGCTTTATTCGAAGGGGATTATTCAATGTTATTTTGGGTTGCCAGTGCGGTAATCGCTTTTATCCTAGTATCAGCAGCCATGCAGGAAACAAAGAAAGCCAGTATTGCCAATGCTAACCAAACAAATAGCTTATAAGGGGAGGAAACCTGAATGGAAAAATTTATTTTAGCTCTCGACCAAGGAACCACCAGCTCACGTGCCATTCTTTTTAATCACAAAGGTGAAATCGTGGAGATCGCCCAGCAAGAATTTGAACAATTTTTCCCTAAGCCAGGCTGGGTTGAACATGATGCCAATGAAATTTGGACATCCATTTTAGCCTGTATCGCAGAAGTGCTTCGAAAGGCTGATGTTAATCCTGAACAAGTGGCGGGAATTGGCATTACGAATCAGCGAGAAACGACGGTTGTATGGGATAAAGAAACAGGTAAACCTATTTATCGTGCAATTGTTTGGCAGTCACGGCAAACTGAAGGGATTTGTAAGGACTTGCGTGAAAAGGGTTACAATGACCTTTTTAGAGATAAGACAGGATTACTGATCGACGCCTACTTTTCAGGAACTAAAGTGAAATGGATCCTGGATAACGTTGAAGGAGCGAGAGAAAAGGCTGAAAATGGTCAGCTCCTGTTTGGAACGATTGATACATGGCTTGTCTATAAGCTTTCAGGCGGCAAGCGTCATGTGACCGATTACTCAAATGCTTCTCGTACCCTTATGTACAATATTTATGATTTGAAGTGGGATGAGGAGCTATTAGAAATTTTAGAAGTCCCAGCTAGTATGCTTCCAGAAGTTCGCCCTTCATCTGAAGTTTATGCGAGCACAATTGATTACC is a genomic window of Bacillus oleivorans containing:
- a CDS encoding glycerol-3-phosphate dehydrogenase/oxidase → MNFSSKKRSHVIQQLRNDEFDLLVIGGGITGAGIALDAVTRGMKVALIEMQDFASGTSSRSTKLVHGGLRYLKQFEINTVAKIGKERAIVYENGPHVTTPEWMLLPFHKGGTFGKLTTNLGLRLYDFLAGVKKKERRKILSAEETIKREPLIKKEGLKGGGYYVEYRTDDARLTIEVMKAAAENGAVALNYMKAEEFIYNEKKVCGIVARDLLTGETIEIKAVKVVNAAGPWVDQVRKKDYSINNKKLRLTKGVHIVFDQSHFPLRQAVYFDTPDKRMVFAIPREGKTYVGTTDTFYGESQDIANPKPLKEDINYILEAIKFMFPEVQLTEEHVESSWAGVRPLIYQEGKDPSEISRKDEIWEGDSSLITIAGGKLTGYREMAETVVDLVAKRIQEESNRSFLPCKTRHVKISGGEVNGSHNLPFFIKQKSNEASEYGLTKEEGEKLAAKYGSNVDCLFTLAKKYPGKEESFGLTPAIYAQILYALEEEMTVKPADFFIRRTGALLFDLEWVKQWKKPVIQFMAKEFGWNEKTIKAYEEELEKEIKDAVIPIDRQE
- a CDS encoding MIP/aquaporin family protein, translating into MSEFLAEVVGTMILIIFGGGVVAGVVLKKTKAEGEGWIVITIGWGLAVTMAIYAVGSITGAHINPAVTIALAAIGDFPFEKVPVYIIGQMLGAFIGAVVVYLLYLPHWAATEDGGTKLAVFSTGPAIRSPLSNLVTELIGTFILVFGLMFIGTNEFTGGLNPLVVGALITAIGLSLGAPTGYAINPARDLGPRIAHALLPIAGKGSSDWEYSWIPVVGPILGGVYGALFYKALFEGDYSMLFWVASAVIAFILVSAAMQETKKASIANANQTNSL